In one window of Agrobacterium larrymoorei DNA:
- a CDS encoding S-(hydroxymethyl)glutathione dehydrogenase/class III alcohol dehydrogenase, protein MDVRAAVAVQAGKPLEVMTVQLDGPRAGEVLIEVKATGICHTDDFTLSGADPEGLFPAILGHEGAGIVVDVGPGVTSVKKGDHVIPLYTPECRECYSCTSRKTNLCTSIRATQGQGVMPDGTSRFSIGKDKIHHYMGCSTFANYTVLPEIALAKINPDAPFDKVCYIGCGVTTGIGAVINTAKVEIGSTAIVFGLGGIGLNVLQGLRLAGADMIIGVDINPERKAWGEKFGMTHFVNPKDVGDDIVPYLVNMTKRNGDLIGGADYTFDCTGNTKVMRQALEASHRGWGKSVIIGVAGAGQEISTRPFQLVTGRNWMGTAFGGARGRTDVPKIVDWYMEGKIQIDPMITHTMPLEDINKGFELMHKGESIRGVVVY, encoded by the coding sequence ATGGACGTTCGCGCCGCAGTCGCCGTTCAGGCAGGCAAGCCATTGGAAGTTATGACCGTTCAGCTAGACGGCCCGCGTGCGGGTGAAGTGCTGATCGAGGTCAAGGCGACCGGCATTTGCCATACGGACGATTTCACCCTCTCCGGTGCTGACCCGGAAGGCCTGTTTCCAGCCATTCTCGGCCATGAGGGCGCAGGCATCGTTGTCGATGTCGGCCCCGGTGTCACCTCGGTCAAGAAGGGCGATCACGTTATTCCGCTCTACACGCCGGAATGCCGCGAGTGCTATTCCTGCACCTCGCGCAAGACCAATCTCTGCACCTCGATCCGCGCCACACAGGGTCAGGGCGTGATGCCGGATGGCACCAGCCGTTTCTCCATCGGCAAGGACAAGATTCACCACTATATGGGCTGCTCCACCTTCGCCAATTACACGGTTCTGCCGGAAATCGCGCTCGCCAAGATCAACCCTGACGCGCCTTTCGACAAGGTCTGCTACATCGGTTGCGGCGTGACGACCGGCATCGGCGCGGTCATCAATACGGCCAAGGTCGAAATCGGCTCGACCGCCATCGTCTTCGGTCTCGGCGGCATCGGTCTCAACGTGCTGCAGGGCCTGCGTCTTGCCGGTGCGGACATGATCATCGGCGTCGATATCAACCCTGAACGCAAGGCCTGGGGCGAAAAATTTGGCATGACGCATTTCGTCAATCCGAAAGACGTCGGCGACGATATCGTGCCCTATCTCGTCAACATGACGAAGCGCAATGGCGACCTGATCGGCGGCGCGGATTACACCTTCGATTGCACCGGCAACACCAAGGTCATGCGTCAGGCACTTGAAGCCTCGCATCGCGGCTGGGGCAAATCGGTCATCATCGGCGTTGCAGGTGCCGGCCAGGAAATCTCCACTCGCCCGTTCCAGCTCGTCACTGGCCGCAACTGGATGGGCACCGCCTTCGGCGGCGCGCGCGGTCGCACGGATGTTCCGAAGATCGTTGACTGGTACATGGAGGGCAAAATCCAGATCGACCCGATGATCACCCACACCATGCCGCTCGAAGACATCAACAAGGGATTTGAGTTGATGCATAAGGGCGAAAGCATTCGCGGTGTCGTGGTGTATTGA
- a CDS encoding DMT family transporter yields MSQPQSVSQPVRGMLIMAVCMIVLPVMDAIAKYMAHEGMSPGQVTFYRFFFQLVCTLPLLLFISPRSLIHAKRPWLNLLRGVLHAAASLTFFAAVKYMPLADVFAIYFVEPFLLTIMSALFLGERVGWMRWSAIAVGFIGAMIVIQPSFELFGLTSLLPVACAFLFTLYLFLNRAIGDGDSPLVMQTMAGIAGTVFMGGALLIGNGLGDVNFEMSLPGWTHGLVLLVLLGSISGYMHLLVVKAFRLAPVSLLAPFQYFEIISATVLGYVLFSDFPTPSKWLGIAIIVASGLFIIWRERLNARRVKMTEVAEV; encoded by the coding sequence ATGTCCCAACCGCAAAGCGTCAGCCAACCCGTCCGTGGAATGCTTATCATGGCGGTGTGCATGATTGTGCTGCCGGTGATGGATGCCATTGCGAAATATATGGCGCATGAGGGCATGTCTCCCGGACAGGTGACCTTCTATCGCTTCTTCTTTCAGCTTGTCTGCACCCTGCCCCTCTTGCTGTTCATCTCCCCTCGCTCGCTGATCCATGCCAAGCGGCCATGGCTCAACCTGCTGCGCGGCGTGCTGCATGCGGCGGCGAGCCTGACATTCTTTGCCGCCGTCAAATATATGCCGCTGGCCGATGTCTTCGCCATTTATTTCGTCGAGCCTTTTCTGCTGACCATCATGTCCGCGCTTTTTCTGGGCGAGCGCGTAGGCTGGATGCGTTGGAGCGCCATTGCGGTAGGCTTCATCGGTGCCATGATCGTCATCCAGCCGAGCTTCGAACTCTTCGGCCTCACCTCGTTGCTGCCGGTTGCCTGCGCCTTTCTCTTCACGCTCTATCTGTTTCTCAACCGGGCGATCGGAGATGGCGACAGCCCGCTGGTGATGCAGACCATGGCAGGTATTGCCGGGACGGTGTTCATGGGTGGCGCGCTTTTGATCGGCAACGGACTTGGTGATGTTAATTTCGAGATGTCACTGCCGGGCTGGACCCACGGGCTGGTGCTGCTGGTTCTTCTCGGCTCCATCTCCGGCTATATGCATCTTCTCGTGGTGAAAGCCTTCCGGCTCGCACCCGTCTCACTTCTGGCGCCGTTCCAGTATTTCGAGATCATCTCTGCGACAGTGCTGGGCTATGTGCTGTTTTCCGATTTTCCGACACCATCGAAATGGCTCGGCATCGCCATTATCGTGGCTTCCGGCCTCTTCATCATCTGGCGGGAACGCCTGAACGCGCGGCGCGTGAAAATGACGGAAGTCGCGGAAGTTTGA
- the glmU gene encoding bifunctional UDP-N-acetylglucosamine diphosphorylase/glucosamine-1-phosphate N-acetyltransferase GlmU yields the protein MERTCLAVILAAGESTRMKSSMSKVLHPVAGRAMIAHVMQAVAGAGVSAAALVVGRDADKVADAAREAGVSVEPYLQKERLGTGNAVLAAREAIEKGFDDVLIAYGDVPLLTAETLNKARQALAENVDVVVIGFHTENPTGYGRLLVENGELVAIREEKDATEEEREVTWCNSGLMAINGRRALDLLTRIGNNNAKGEYYLTDIVEIARSQGGKAVAVDAPEAEMNGCNNRAELAYIEKLWQERARHQFMIDGVSMIAPETVFLSWDTRIGQDALIEPNVVIGPGVTIESGAVIHAFSHLEGAHVSSGATVGPYARLRPGANLGAKSKVGNFCEIKKAEIGEGAKVNHLTYIGDAFIGAGSNIGAGTITCNYDGINKHETRIGKNAFIGSNSALVAPVSIGDDAYVASGSVITDDVPADALAFGRARQEVKEGRASALRARARAIKDAKKKSS from the coding sequence GTGGAACGCACCTGTCTTGCCGTAATTCTTGCCGCCGGTGAAAGCACGCGCATGAAATCGTCCATGTCCAAGGTGCTGCACCCGGTTGCCGGGCGGGCGATGATTGCGCATGTGATGCAGGCCGTTGCCGGTGCGGGCGTCAGTGCAGCGGCGCTGGTCGTGGGGCGCGATGCAGACAAGGTGGCGGATGCTGCGCGCGAGGCGGGTGTTTCGGTCGAGCCCTATCTTCAAAAAGAGCGTCTGGGCACCGGTAATGCCGTGCTGGCTGCACGCGAAGCAATCGAAAAGGGCTTCGATGACGTTCTGATCGCCTATGGCGACGTGCCGCTTCTGACCGCGGAGACGCTGAACAAGGCGCGGCAGGCCTTGGCGGAGAATGTGGATGTCGTTGTCATCGGTTTCCATACGGAAAATCCCACCGGCTATGGCCGCCTTCTGGTCGAAAACGGCGAGCTCGTCGCCATCCGCGAAGAAAAGGATGCGACCGAAGAAGAGCGCGAGGTTACCTGGTGCAATAGCGGGCTGATGGCGATCAATGGTCGTCGCGCGCTCGATCTTCTCACCCGCATCGGCAACAACAATGCCAAGGGCGAATATTACCTTACCGATATCGTTGAAATTGCCCGCTCGCAGGGCGGCAAGGCCGTGGCTGTCGATGCTCCCGAGGCCGAGATGAACGGCTGCAACAACCGCGCAGAACTCGCCTATATTGAAAAGCTCTGGCAGGAGCGCGCGCGCCACCAGTTCATGATCGATGGCGTGTCGATGATTGCGCCTGAAACCGTCTTCCTGTCATGGGATACCAGGATCGGTCAGGACGCGCTGATAGAGCCGAACGTCGTTATCGGTCCCGGGGTCACCATCGAATCGGGTGCCGTTATTCATGCGTTCTCGCATCTGGAAGGCGCGCATGTCAGCTCTGGCGCAACCGTCGGGCCATATGCGCGGCTGCGCCCCGGCGCCAATCTCGGTGCGAAATCGAAGGTCGGCAATTTCTGTGAGATCAAGAAAGCCGAAATCGGCGAGGGCGCCAAGGTCAACCATCTGACCTATATTGGCGATGCCTTCATCGGTGCCGGAAGCAACATCGGTGCGGGCACAATCACCTGCAATTACGATGGCATCAACAAGCATGAAACGCGGATTGGCAAGAACGCCTTCATCGGCTCCAATTCTGCGCTGGTTGCGCCCGTTTCCATTGGGGACGATGCCTATGTCGCCTCCGGCAGCGTCATTACCGATGATGTGCCTGCCGATGCTCTGGCCTTTGGCCGCGCGCGCCAGGAGGTAAAGGAAGGCCGCGCCAGCGCTCTGCGGGCGCGGGCACGGGCCATCAAGGATGCCAAGAAGAAATCCTCGTAA
- the glmS gene encoding glutamine--fructose-6-phosphate transaminase (isomerizing) has protein sequence MCGIVGIVGTQPVAERLVDALKRLEYRGYDSAGVATIHDGEMARRRAEGKLFNLEKKLSEEPLPGLTGIAHTRWATHGVPNETNAHPHFVEGVAVVHNGIIENFSELRDELTAEGAIFTTQTDTEVVAQLLAKFTREGLSHRDAMLKMLNRVTGAYALVVMFQDEPGTLLSARSGPPLAVGHGRGEMFLGSDAIALSPFTNEITYLVDGDCAIITAKGAEIIDFAGQPVQRQRQLSQATAYVVDKGNHRHFMEKEIYEQPEVISHALSHYVDFAEKRVKDADPAIDFAKLTGLAISACGTAYLSGLIGKYWFERYARLPVEIDVASEFRYREMPLVPTQAALFISQSGETADTLASLRYCKENGLKIGAVVNVRESTIARESDAIFPILAGPEIGVASTKAFTCQLAVLASLAISAGKARGTLSAEEESELVRHLTEMPRVMSEVLNAVQPQIETLSRDLSRFKDVLYLGRGTSFPLALEGALKLKEISYIHAEGYAAGELKHGPIALIDEHMPVIVIAPHDRFFEKTVSNMQEVAARGGKIIFITDAKGAAASKLETMATIILPTVDEIIAPMVFSLPIQLLAYHTAVFMGTDVDQPRNLAKSVTVE, from the coding sequence ATGTGCGGCATAGTCGGAATTGTTGGAACGCAGCCGGTTGCGGAGCGCCTTGTGGATGCGCTCAAGCGGCTGGAATATCGCGGATATGACTCTGCGGGCGTTGCGACGATCCATGATGGCGAGATGGCCCGTCGCCGTGCCGAGGGCAAGTTGTTCAACCTCGAGAAGAAGCTCTCCGAAGAGCCGCTTCCGGGGCTTACCGGCATTGCGCATACGCGCTGGGCAACGCATGGCGTGCCGAATGAAACCAATGCACATCCGCATTTCGTTGAAGGCGTTGCAGTCGTCCATAACGGCATCATCGAGAATTTTTCCGAGCTTCGCGATGAGCTGACGGCAGAAGGCGCAATATTCACCACGCAGACGGATACGGAAGTCGTGGCGCAGTTGTTGGCGAAGTTCACCCGCGAGGGGCTGTCCCATCGCGATGCGATGCTGAAGATGCTGAACCGTGTTACCGGCGCTTACGCGCTCGTCGTCATGTTTCAGGATGAGCCGGGCACGCTGCTTTCGGCCCGTTCCGGCCCGCCGCTCGCTGTCGGTCATGGACGCGGTGAAATGTTCCTCGGCTCGGACGCCATAGCACTTTCGCCCTTCACCAACGAAATCACCTATCTGGTGGATGGCGATTGCGCCATCATCACCGCTAAAGGTGCGGAAATCATCGACTTTGCTGGACAGCCGGTCCAGCGGCAGCGCCAGCTTTCGCAGGCGACGGCCTATGTGGTGGACAAGGGCAACCACCGCCACTTCATGGAAAAGGAAATCTACGAGCAGCCGGAAGTCATTTCGCATGCTTTGAGCCACTATGTGGACTTCGCCGAAAAGCGCGTGAAGGACGCCGATCCGGCCATTGATTTCGCCAAGCTCACCGGCCTTGCGATTTCTGCTTGCGGCACCGCCTATCTTTCCGGCCTGATCGGTAAATACTGGTTCGAGCGCTATGCGCGCCTGCCGGTGGAAATCGATGTGGCGTCGGAATTCCGCTATCGCGAAATGCCCCTTGTCCCCACTCAAGCCGCGCTCTTTATTTCGCAGTCCGGCGAGACGGCGGATACGCTGGCATCTCTGCGTTATTGCAAGGAAAACGGCCTCAAGATCGGCGCGGTCGTCAATGTGCGCGAGTCCACCATTGCGCGTGAATCGGATGCGATTTTCCCGATTCTCGCGGGTCCAGAAATCGGCGTTGCCTCCACCAAGGCCTTCACCTGCCAGCTGGCCGTGCTGGCATCGCTTGCCATTTCAGCCGGCAAGGCGCGTGGCACGTTGAGCGCTGAGGAAGAATCCGAACTCGTTCGCCATCTCACCGAGATGCCGCGCGTGATGAGTGAAGTTCTCAACGCCGTCCAGCCGCAGATCGAAACCCTGTCGCGTGATCTTTCCCGCTTCAAGGACGTGCTTTATCTCGGTCGCGGCACCTCGTTCCCGCTGGCGCTGGAAGGCGCGCTGAAGCTGAAGGAAATTTCCTATATTCATGCCGAAGGCTATGCCGCTGGTGAATTGAAGCACGGCCCGATCGCGTTGATCGACGAGCATATGCCCGTCATCGTCATTGCGCCGCACGACCGTTTCTTCGAAAAGACCGTGTCGAACATGCAGGAAGTCGCCGCACGCGGCGGCAAAATCATCTTCATCACCGATGCGAAGGGGGCCGCAGCCTCCAAGCTCGAAACCATGGCCACCATCATCCTGCCGACAGTCGACGAAATCATCGCACCGATGGTCTTCTCGTTGCCGATCCAGCTACTGGCATACCACACTGCCGTCTTCATGGGCACGGATGTAGACCAGCCGCGTAATTTGGCGAAGTCGGTGACTGTCGAGTGA
- a CDS encoding DUF502 domain-containing protein, giving the protein MTDHPLKVSFAARLRNSFLTGILILAPVTITMWLVWTFLQWSDSWVKPYIPARYDPEQYFDVAIPGFGLLIAVIGITLIGFLGNNLIGKWIVRSGESILNRMPLVRPIYRSIKQLFESVLKEHSNSFKRVGMIEFPAPGTWAMVFVASEAKGELAFRFNELGQEMVAVFLPPTPVPTAGFLLFVPKDKIIMLDMSPEDAAKLLISGGLVAPDFEPPKVPAPI; this is encoded by the coding sequence ATGACCGATCACCCACTCAAAGTTTCCTTCGCGGCACGTCTGCGCAACAGCTTCCTGACCGGCATTCTCATTCTTGCACCGGTCACGATTACCATGTGGCTGGTCTGGACGTTTCTGCAATGGTCGGATAGCTGGGTAAAACCCTATATTCCCGCGCGTTACGATCCCGAGCAATATTTCGATGTCGCCATTCCCGGTTTTGGTCTTCTGATCGCGGTCATCGGCATCACGCTCATCGGCTTTCTCGGCAATAACCTCATCGGCAAATGGATCGTGCGTTCGGGTGAATCGATCCTCAACCGCATGCCGCTGGTGCGCCCCATCTATCGCAGCATCAAGCAGCTTTTCGAGTCTGTGCTGAAAGAGCATTCGAACTCCTTCAAACGCGTCGGCATGATAGAGTTCCCGGCACCCGGAACCTGGGCGATGGTTTTCGTTGCTTCCGAGGCAAAGGGCGAACTGGCCTTTCGCTTCAACGAATTGGGTCAGGAAATGGTCGCGGTCTTCCTGCCGCCGACACCGGTGCCGACGGCTGGTTTTCTGCTGTTTGTGCCAAAAGACAAGATCATCATGCTCGACATGTCGCCGGAAGATGCAGCCAAGCTGTTGATCTCAGGCGGTCTGGTCGCCCCGGATTTCGAGCCGCCGAAGGTGCCTGCGCCTATTTGA
- a CDS encoding MFS transporter: protein MSPTTTPVTARALNAQDYRTLGLSALGGALEFYDFIIFVFFATVIGHLFFPPEMPDWLVMIQTFGIFAAGYLVRPLGGIVLAHYGDRYGRKRVFAFSILLMALSTLGMALMPTYATIGIAAPILLIVLRMLQGAAIGGEVPGAWTFVSEHVPFRHVGLACGFLTSGLSLGIMLGSLIAFAINSIFSAEDVAGYAWRIPFLLGGVFGLIAVYLRRWLEETPVFNEMKKSKSLTDKLPLGLVLKNHMRGVIVSALLTWVLSAAIVVTTLMTATFLQKLYGYTPTQALAGTSFGTLFLIFGVIIAGALIDRIGSGIFFMGASIFFGVATFTFYSYAGTSLNIMFALYAVMGLSVGMAGAVPYVMVRAFPASVRFSGLSFAYNVSYAVFGGLTPIAVSTGLAVNPMAHAWYLIFIAVLAFFIGVYLHLRGSEVESHVGIEELAVLQGR from the coding sequence ATGTCTCCCACCACGACCCCGGTTACAGCGCGTGCGCTGAACGCTCAGGATTACAGAACGCTTGGCCTTTCCGCGCTTGGCGGCGCGCTGGAGTTTTACGACTTCATCATTTTCGTGTTTTTCGCCACCGTCATCGGGCATCTGTTCTTCCCGCCGGAAATGCCGGACTGGCTGGTGATGATCCAGACCTTCGGCATCTTCGCCGCCGGTTATCTGGTGCGTCCGCTGGGTGGCATCGTGCTGGCGCATTATGGGGACCGTTACGGTCGCAAGCGCGTCTTCGCATTTTCAATCCTGCTGATGGCATTGTCCACGCTCGGCATGGCGTTGATGCCGACTTACGCGACCATCGGCATTGCTGCACCCATTCTGCTGATCGTGCTGCGCATGTTGCAGGGCGCGGCGATCGGCGGTGAAGTTCCGGGCGCATGGACCTTCGTGTCCGAACATGTTCCCTTCCGCCATGTCGGCCTTGCCTGCGGCTTCCTCACTTCCGGCCTGTCGCTCGGCATCATGCTCGGCTCGCTGATTGCCTTTGCCATCAACTCCATCTTCTCTGCGGAAGATGTGGCCGGTTATGCATGGCGCATCCCCTTCCTGCTCGGCGGTGTCTTCGGCCTGATTGCGGTCTATCTGCGCCGCTGGCTGGAAGAAACACCAGTCTTCAACGAAATGAAGAAGTCGAAATCGCTGACCGACAAGCTGCCGCTCGGCCTCGTGCTGAAGAACCATATGCGCGGCGTTATCGTTTCGGCACTGCTGACATGGGTGCTATCCGCCGCAATCGTGGTCACGACGCTGATGACGGCAACCTTCCTGCAGAAGCTCTATGGCTACACGCCGACACAGGCGCTTGCCGGAACCAGCTTCGGCACGCTGTTCCTCATCTTCGGCGTCATCATTGCGGGCGCATTGATCGACCGCATCGGTAGCGGCATCTTCTTCATGGGCGCCAGCATCTTCTTCGGCGTCGCCACCTTCACCTTCTATAGCTATGCCGGAACTTCGCTGAACATAATGTTTGCGCTCTACGCGGTCATGGGCCTTTCCGTCGGCATGGCGGGTGCGGTGCCTTACGTCATGGTCCGCGCTTTCCCCGCCTCGGTTCGTTTCTCAGGCTTGTCATTTGCCTATAACGTGTCATACGCCGTGTTCGGCGGTCTGACGCCGATTGCGGTCAGCACTGGGCTTGCGGTGAACCCTATGGCGCATGCCTGGTATCTGATCTTCATCGCCGTCCTCGCCTTCTTCATCGGCGTCTACCTCCATCTGCGCGGAAGCGAGGTGGAGAGCCATGTGGGCATTGAGGAACTGGCGGTGCTTCAGGGGCGGTAG